The following are encoded together in the Nocardia sp. XZ_19_385 genome:
- a CDS encoding TetR/AcrR family transcriptional regulator encodes MPSAESAASTALGGRQARWQPHNESRRGQIIAATIELLEQTPPGGEISMQQIAERAGLAKSVVYRQFSGRDDLDRRVRTAVGEQFTDTLDEALDVAFGSIREILVRAVDAVVDWFENHQRLHDFLRKGPAVGDPDDIDAATGLVTAVAARTRRLVSGLAGVVGVVDEPAVDTMTFAIVSMVEATVTRWVRDPAPALTRAALITAVAGYAWSVVDAVAREHDLALDPDRPLLEVLRELAPLLQEGIS; translated from the coding sequence GTGCCGAGCGCCGAGTCAGCCGCGTCGACCGCCCTGGGTGGGCGGCAGGCGCGGTGGCAGCCGCACAACGAGAGCCGGCGAGGGCAGATAATCGCGGCGACCATCGAGTTGCTGGAGCAGACACCGCCCGGCGGCGAGATCTCGATGCAGCAGATCGCCGAGCGGGCCGGTTTGGCCAAATCGGTGGTGTACCGGCAGTTTTCCGGGCGCGACGACCTCGATCGGCGGGTGCGCACGGCGGTCGGTGAGCAGTTCACCGACACTCTCGACGAGGCGCTGGATGTGGCGTTCGGGTCGATTCGCGAGATCCTCGTCCGCGCGGTGGACGCCGTGGTGGACTGGTTCGAGAACCATCAGCGGCTGCATGATTTCCTGCGTAAAGGCCCGGCGGTGGGCGATCCGGACGATATCGACGCGGCCACCGGTCTCGTCACCGCCGTCGCGGCGCGCACGCGGCGCTTGGTCTCGGGCCTGGCCGGTGTGGTCGGCGTCGTCGACGAACCCGCCGTCGACACAATGACTTTCGCGATCGTGTCGATGGTCGAGGCGACGGTGACCCGGTGGGTCCGCGACCCCGCCCCGGCACTGACCCGAGCCGCCCTGATCACCGCCGTGGCCGGCTACGCCTGGAGCGTGGTCGATGCCGTCGCCCGCGAGCACGACCTCGCTCTGGATCCGGACCGGCCGCTGCTCGAAGTGCTCAGGGAACTCGCACCACTCCTTCAGGAAGGAATATCGTGA
- the katG gene encoding catalase/peroxidase HPI, giving the protein MTSDSRPPAPAPAPDTATHSESESENPAISSPKPKTDRRPHSNKDWWPEQIDVSVLHAHSSKANPLGEDFDYAKEFEKLDVQALKADVAAVLTDSQDWWPADYGNYGGLFIRMSWHAAGTYRIADGRGGGGQGAQRFAPLNSWPDNANLDKARRLLWPVKQKYGNAVSWADLLVFAGNVALESMGFQTFGFGFGRPDIWEPEEIFWGPEDTWLGDERYSGDRELSGPLGAVQMGLIYVNPEGPNGQPDPIAAARDIRETFARMAMNDEETAALIVGGHSFGKTHGAGDADLVGPEPEAAPTEQQGLGWKSAYGTGKGKDAITSGLEVVWTATPTKWGNGFLQNLYGHEWELTKSPAGAWQWTAKDAAATIPDPFDGPARKPTMLTTDLALREDPVYREITSRWLEHPEQLAEAFAKAWYKLLHRDMGPVSRYLGPWVPEPQLWQDPVPAVDHVLIDEPDIAALKGKILESGLSVTQLVKTAWAAAASFRSTDKRGGANGARIRLEPQRNWEVNEPAELAKVLPVLEQIQQDFNGSATGGKKVSLADVIILAGSAAIEKAARDAGHDVTVPFAPGRTDAAQADTDVATFAVLEPRADGFRNYVRTGEKAPVERLLLDRAYMLDLTAPELTVLIGGLRALGANYGGSEHGVFTDRPGTLTNDFFVNVLDMNTEWKPAEAAENVYEGVDRRSGATKWTATANDLVFGSHSVLRAVAEVYAQRDAGAKFVDDFVAAWVKVADNDRFDLA; this is encoded by the coding sequence GTGACATCTGATAGTCGTCCACCCGCCCCCGCCCCCGCCCCCGACACCGCGACGCACAGCGAGAGCGAGAGCGAGAACCCGGCGATCTCGTCCCCGAAGCCGAAGACCGACCGTCGCCCGCACAGCAACAAGGACTGGTGGCCCGAGCAGATCGATGTCTCGGTGCTACACGCGCATTCGTCCAAAGCCAATCCGCTGGGCGAAGATTTCGACTACGCCAAAGAATTCGAGAAGCTCGATGTCCAGGCGCTCAAGGCCGACGTCGCGGCGGTGCTGACCGATTCGCAGGACTGGTGGCCCGCCGACTACGGCAACTACGGCGGCCTGTTCATCCGCATGAGCTGGCATGCCGCGGGCACCTACCGGATCGCCGACGGGCGCGGCGGCGGCGGTCAGGGCGCGCAGCGCTTCGCACCGCTCAACAGCTGGCCCGACAACGCCAACCTGGACAAGGCCCGCCGCCTGCTGTGGCCGGTCAAGCAGAAGTACGGCAACGCGGTCTCCTGGGCCGACCTGCTGGTGTTCGCCGGAAACGTCGCCCTGGAGTCGATGGGCTTCCAGACCTTCGGATTCGGCTTCGGCCGCCCCGACATCTGGGAGCCGGAGGAGATCTTCTGGGGCCCGGAGGACACCTGGCTCGGCGATGAGCGCTACAGCGGTGATCGTGAGCTGTCGGGTCCGCTCGGCGCCGTCCAGATGGGCCTGATCTATGTGAATCCGGAGGGCCCCAACGGTCAGCCGGATCCGATCGCCGCCGCGCGCGACATCCGGGAGACGTTCGCCCGCATGGCCATGAACGACGAGGAGACGGCCGCCCTGATCGTCGGCGGTCACAGCTTCGGCAAGACCCACGGCGCGGGCGACGCCGATCTCGTCGGTCCCGAACCCGAAGCCGCGCCGACCGAGCAGCAGGGCCTGGGCTGGAAGAGCGCCTACGGCACCGGCAAGGGCAAGGACGCCATCACCAGCGGCCTCGAGGTCGTCTGGACCGCCACTCCGACCAAGTGGGGCAACGGTTTTCTGCAAAACCTCTACGGCCATGAGTGGGAGCTGACCAAGAGCCCCGCCGGCGCCTGGCAGTGGACCGCCAAGGACGCCGCGGCCACCATCCCGGATCCGTTCGACGGGCCCGCGCGCAAACCCACCATGCTGACAACGGACCTGGCGCTGCGCGAGGACCCGGTCTACCGGGAGATCACCAGCCGCTGGCTGGAGCATCCGGAGCAGCTGGCCGAGGCGTTCGCCAAGGCTTGGTACAAGCTGCTGCACCGCGATATGGGACCGGTCAGCCGCTACCTCGGCCCGTGGGTGCCCGAACCGCAGCTGTGGCAGGACCCGGTGCCCGCCGTCGACCACGTCTTGATCGACGAGCCGGACATCGCCGCGCTGAAGGGCAAGATCCTGGAGTCGGGCCTGTCGGTCACGCAGCTGGTCAAGACCGCCTGGGCGGCGGCGGCGAGCTTCCGCAGCACCGATAAGCGCGGCGGCGCCAACGGTGCCCGGATTCGCTTGGAGCCGCAACGCAATTGGGAGGTCAACGAACCCGCGGAGCTGGCCAAGGTGCTGCCGGTGCTCGAGCAGATCCAGCAGGACTTCAACGGTTCCGCCACCGGCGGCAAGAAGGTTTCGCTGGCCGACGTGATCATCCTCGCCGGGTCCGCGGCCATCGAGAAGGCGGCCAGGGACGCCGGTCACGACGTCACGGTGCCGTTCGCGCCGGGACGGACGGATGCGGCGCAGGCGGACACCGATGTGGCGACGTTCGCGGTCCTCGAACCGCGGGCCGACGGTTTCCGCAACTACGTGCGCACCGGGGAGAAGGCTCCGGTGGAGCGCCTGCTGCTGGACCGGGCGTACATGCTCGACCTGACGGCTCCGGAGCTGACGGTCCTGATCGGCGGCCTGCGTGCCCTCGGCGCCAACTACGGCGGCAGCGAGCACGGCGTATTCACCGACCGCCCAGGAACATTGACGAACGACTTCTTCGTCAACGTGCTCGATATGAATACCGAGTGGAAGCCGGCCGAGGCGGCGGAGAACGTCTACGAAGGCGTCGACCGGCGCTCCGGCGCGACCAAATGGACTGCCACCGCCAACGATCTGGTCTTCGGCTCGCACTCGGTACTGCGTGCCGTGGCCGAGGTGTACGCGCAGCGGGACGCGGGCGCGAAGTTCGTCGACGACTTCGTGGCCGCGTGGGTGAAGGTCGCTGACAACGATCGCTTCGATCTCGCCTGA
- a CDS encoding alpha/beta hydrolase family protein, protein MDTAAAAPGVVSVQEVNDRQQTVTVFSPAMNRPIPVQVVRAADTTRPRPTMYLLNGSGGGPNESGWDVQTDAVGFLSGKDVNVVTPFGGANSYYTDWVRDDAVLGRNKWQTFLNEELPPVIEEFLGANGNRTLVGVSMSGTSVLNLAIAKPGFWKSVASFSGCAQTSDPIGHEFVRLTVENWGGGQSVENMWGPRNDPLWRANDPLVNAERLRGTAVYLSTGSGIPAAPHDTPADRRVQEGRIPLPVQILFGGPIEAAIHYCTANLANRLRELDIPVTVHDRPVGTHSWGYWEDDLRSAWPFLSESIGSR, encoded by the coding sequence ATGGACACCGCCGCGGCAGCGCCCGGTGTTGTCTCTGTGCAGGAGGTGAACGACCGCCAGCAGACCGTCACGGTGTTCTCGCCCGCGATGAACCGGCCGATTCCGGTGCAGGTCGTGCGTGCCGCGGACACCACGCGACCACGGCCCACGATGTACCTGCTCAACGGTTCCGGCGGCGGCCCGAACGAGAGCGGCTGGGATGTGCAGACCGACGCTGTCGGTTTCCTGAGCGGCAAGGATGTCAACGTCGTCACCCCCTTCGGTGGCGCCAACTCCTACTACACCGACTGGGTGCGCGACGACGCGGTGCTGGGCCGCAACAAGTGGCAGACCTTCCTCAACGAGGAACTGCCTCCGGTCATCGAAGAGTTCTTGGGAGCCAACGGGAATCGAACGCTGGTCGGCGTCTCGATGAGTGGCACCTCGGTGCTGAACCTCGCGATCGCCAAGCCCGGCTTCTGGAAAAGCGTCGCCTCCTTCAGCGGGTGCGCGCAGACGTCGGACCCCATCGGGCACGAGTTCGTGCGCTTGACGGTGGAGAACTGGGGTGGCGGGCAGAGCGTCGAGAACATGTGGGGCCCGCGTAACGACCCGTTGTGGCGCGCCAACGACCCACTGGTCAACGCGGAGCGATTGCGCGGGACCGCCGTGTATTTGAGTACGGGCAGCGGCATTCCGGCGGCGCCGCACGACACTCCGGCCGATCGCCGAGTCCAGGAGGGCCGAATTCCGCTGCCGGTCCAGATTCTGTTCGGCGGCCCCATCGAAGCGGCCATCCACTACTGCACCGCAAACCTGGCGAATCGGTTGCGGGAGCTCGACATTCCGGTGACCGTGCACGATCGGCCGGTCGGCACCCATTCCTGGGGCTACTGGGAGGACGATCTGCGGTCCGCCTGGCCATTCCTGTCCGAGTCGATCGGCAGCCGGTGA
- a CDS encoding NTP transferase domain-containing protein — MLNQGDPCALGIVLAAGAGKRYGYPKALAEGGAWLRRAVAALREGGCDSVIVLLGATGPSVQSVALPAGARPVWVADWATGLSASLRAGLGAAAETGAEYAVIMPVDTPDVGAAAVARVLAAARNTPGGLARAVFHAGPGHPVVLARAHWISISAVAVGDSGAQTYLNARADLVRVPCDDLATGIDHDFRVPHGANAIDSPTGDP, encoded by the coding sequence TTGCTGAATCAGGGCGACCCATGCGCGCTCGGCATCGTGCTCGCCGCGGGCGCGGGCAAGCGCTACGGCTACCCGAAAGCCCTGGCCGAGGGCGGTGCCTGGCTACGCCGAGCGGTGGCGGCACTGCGCGAGGGCGGTTGTGACTCGGTGATCGTGCTGCTCGGCGCGACCGGGCCATCGGTGCAGTCCGTTGCCCTGCCCGCGGGAGCCCGGCCGGTGTGGGTCGCGGACTGGGCGACTGGACTCAGCGCTTCGCTCCGAGCCGGACTCGGAGCGGCCGCCGAGACCGGAGCCGAGTACGCGGTGATCATGCCGGTGGATACCCCCGATGTCGGTGCCGCCGCGGTCGCCCGCGTCCTAGCCGCGGCGCGAAACACACCGGGCGGCTTGGCGCGCGCCGTGTTCCACGCCGGACCCGGACATCCCGTGGTGCTCGCGCGCGCACATTGGATCTCGATATCCGCAGTAGCCGTGGGAGATTCGGGTGCGCAGACCTATCTGAACGCCCGCGCGGATCTGGTGCGCGTCCCGTGTGACGACCTGGCGACCGGAATCGATCATGACTTCCGGGTTCCACACGGGGCCAACGCAATTGACTCGCCGACCGGTGATCCCTAG
- a CDS encoding oxygenase MpaB family protein — translation MTFDPTTLRRADYGFFGPDSPSWKIWTAPTAVIGFQRAVALEFFDPFLTASVSDTAKIYSDPRTRLDMTFAYFLIVAIGDTPTAIKASEHLMELHARSTGIEPVTGRRYSPNNPETQLWIHLTGWHSVLKAYEMFGPGQLSTEEENRYWAECAVAAELQTCNPKDVPRTREGVQEYFENVRPRLCTTERALDGMHQMLFTSPKHGAGLTYALGARLLATASIATLPKWMRRLGQFDQWRLIDLLVRPAGRILVWLFTLFNKRGLILAAPIIAPMAGKILEQHVKMEPPATLETRSPADARALYGTQNRRAVPAAG, via the coding sequence ATGACCTTCGATCCGACCACTCTCCGCCGGGCGGATTACGGCTTCTTCGGGCCCGATTCCCCGAGCTGGAAGATCTGGACCGCCCCGACCGCCGTGATCGGATTCCAGCGCGCGGTAGCCCTCGAGTTCTTCGACCCGTTCCTGACCGCGTCGGTGTCGGACACGGCGAAGATCTACTCCGACCCGCGCACCCGGCTCGATATGACCTTCGCGTACTTCCTCATCGTCGCGATCGGCGATACGCCGACCGCGATCAAAGCCTCCGAGCATCTGATGGAGCTGCACGCGCGCTCGACCGGCATCGAACCGGTCACCGGCCGCCGATATAGCCCCAACAACCCCGAGACCCAGCTGTGGATCCACCTCACCGGCTGGCACTCGGTCCTCAAGGCCTACGAGATGTTCGGTCCGGGTCAGCTCAGCACGGAAGAGGAGAACCGCTACTGGGCGGAATGCGCGGTCGCCGCCGAGCTGCAAACCTGTAATCCCAAGGATGTTCCGCGCACTCGCGAGGGCGTTCAGGAGTACTTCGAGAATGTCCGTCCGCGCCTGTGCACCACCGAGCGCGCGCTCGACGGCATGCACCAGATGCTGTTCACCTCGCCGAAGCACGGGGCGGGCCTGACCTATGCCCTCGGCGCGCGCCTGCTGGCGACGGCTTCCATTGCGACACTGCCGAAGTGGATGCGCCGGCTCGGCCAGTTCGATCAGTGGCGCCTCATCGATCTGCTGGTGCGGCCCGCCGGGCGGATCCTGGTGTGGCTGTTCACCCTGTTCAACAAGCGCGGACTGATCCTGGCCGCGCCGATCATCGCCCCGATGGCGGGCAAGATCCTCGAGCAGCACGTGAAAATGGAGCCGCCCGCCACGCTCGAAACCCGTTCTCCCGCAGACGCTCGCGCCCTGTACGGAACACAGAATCGCCGGGCAGTGCCTGCCGCCGGTTGA
- a CDS encoding LacI family DNA-binding transcriptional regulator, which yields MQRTTRNDVARLAGTSPAVVSYVINNGPRPVAAATRDKVLAAIAELNYQPNLMARALRSTRSNTIGLVVPDSSEGFFTELVRAVERAAFADGSLVLLGNSGYSQDQENRYARTLAGFQVNGLLLVRSEVDGQRSASADFGVPVVYLNYRAPRSADATSVTLANRHGGRLAAEHLLEHSYRRIGCLTGTSRSGPVAERARGWAEGIRAAGGDPSSVVHTGLDRRTSREQVAAWLRQADRPDAIFAAADGLALDVLAAAQESGLRVPDDLAVVGFGATQPAAHSWPPLTTVGRSFDDFGRAAVSTLEAVRAADARQPDHTLTVQLIRRHSCGCPKDCM from the coding sequence GTGCAACGGACCACTCGCAACGATGTCGCCCGGCTGGCGGGCACCTCACCGGCCGTGGTGAGTTACGTGATCAACAACGGCCCCCGCCCGGTCGCGGCCGCGACCCGGGACAAGGTGCTGGCGGCCATCGCGGAGCTGAACTACCAGCCGAACCTGATGGCGCGGGCCCTGCGTTCGACGCGCAGCAACACGATCGGGCTGGTCGTTCCCGACAGCAGCGAGGGCTTCTTCACCGAGCTGGTGCGTGCCGTGGAACGAGCGGCTTTCGCCGACGGTTCGCTTGTGCTGCTGGGCAATTCGGGCTATTCGCAGGACCAGGAGAACCGGTACGCGCGCACACTGGCCGGTTTTCAGGTCAACGGCCTGCTGCTGGTGCGCTCCGAGGTCGACGGGCAGCGCAGCGCGAGCGCCGATTTCGGTGTGCCCGTGGTCTATCTGAACTATCGAGCGCCGCGCAGCGCCGACGCGACGTCGGTGACGCTGGCCAACCGGCACGGCGGACGACTGGCCGCGGAGCATCTACTCGAGCATTCCTATCGCCGAATCGGTTGTCTCACAGGCACATCTCGATCCGGCCCGGTGGCGGAGCGGGCGCGCGGCTGGGCGGAAGGGATCCGAGCCGCCGGGGGCGACCCCTCGTCCGTGGTGCACACCGGGCTGGACCGGCGGACGTCGCGCGAGCAGGTCGCAGCGTGGCTGCGACAAGCTGACCGGCCGGACGCCATCTTCGCCGCCGCGGACGGCCTAGCCCTCGATGTGCTTGCCGCAGCGCAGGAATCAGGCCTGCGGGTTCCGGACGATCTGGCCGTGGTGGGGTTCGGCGCGACCCAGCCCGCCGCGCACAGCTGGCCGCCGCTGACGACAGTCGGCCGGTCGTTCGACGACTTCGGCCGGGCGGCGGTGTCGACTCTGGAGGCGGTGCGGGCGGCGGACGCACGTCAGCCCGACCACACGCTCACGGTGCAACTGATCCGCAGGCACAGCTGCGGATGCCCGAAAGATTGCATGTAA
- the pucD gene encoding xanthine dehydrogenase subunit D → MTTLVQGAQTQQGKGVGASALRPDGTLKVTGEFAYSSDLWIDGMVWATTVRSPHAAARIRSIDTSKALALDGVYAVLTHEDVPGAKTYGMKIADQPVLAIDQVRYQGEAVALVAAADPEIARRAAELVAVEYEPLEPVTDSERALEEGTRSLHEGSNLVRHVKIRHGDMRQARAEAEVVVVGDYEVGMQDPAFLGPESGLAVPTPDGGVELYVSSQWLHKDLEQIAPCLALPLNKVRLTMAGVGGAFGGREDLSVHVHACMLALRLGKPVKMMYNRYESFFGHVHRHPAKMRFEHGATRAGKLVYVKARLIFDGGAYTSTSPVVIANASYFVAGAYEVPHAEIDGLAVYSNNPPCGAMRGFGAVQSAYGCESNMDKLARELGMDPLELRLRNAMTTGTILPTGQAVDGPAPVRELLEALRERPMPTGAASGDPRTLPGGVGNTTRGEGIRRGVGYAVGVKAIGYSGGVDDISTARVTLTIAAGAPVVSIHTAAAECGQGITTVQSQIATTELGVTRVVVLPADTQIGDAGSASASRMTWMSSGAVQGACRQLAREVLGRAGKALGRNATGLALGGDAIVDALTGTVVASIADVVGADTLEEVCEYHHRPTEGIDPERGQGNAHIAFAFCAHRAVVDVDVDLGLVRVVELAVAQDVGKAMNPLAVEGQIEGGSAQGLGLALMEEIVVDELGRVRNPSFTDYLIPTILDVPPMPITMFEFPHPDSPYGLNGVGEPPTLSSTPAILNALRAATGLDLPRIPVRPNDIALDTARVC, encoded by the coding sequence ATGACAACCCTGGTGCAAGGCGCGCAGACACAGCAGGGCAAGGGCGTCGGCGCCAGTGCGCTCCGCCCGGACGGCACGCTCAAGGTCACCGGCGAGTTCGCCTACTCCTCGGATCTGTGGATCGACGGCATGGTGTGGGCGACGACAGTGCGCAGTCCGCATGCGGCAGCGCGGATTCGGTCGATCGACACCAGCAAGGCGCTGGCGCTCGACGGCGTCTACGCGGTGCTGACCCACGAGGATGTTCCGGGGGCGAAGACCTACGGGATGAAGATCGCGGACCAGCCCGTCCTCGCCATCGACCAGGTCCGGTATCAGGGTGAGGCGGTAGCGCTGGTAGCGGCGGCCGACCCCGAAATCGCGCGGCGAGCAGCCGAATTGGTCGCGGTCGAGTACGAACCGCTGGAGCCGGTCACCGATTCCGAGCGCGCCCTCGAGGAGGGCACCCGTTCCCTGCACGAGGGCTCGAATCTGGTGCGGCACGTCAAGATTCGGCACGGCGATATGCGGCAGGCCCGCGCGGAAGCCGAAGTCGTTGTCGTCGGCGACTACGAGGTGGGCATGCAGGATCCGGCCTTCCTCGGCCCCGAATCGGGTCTGGCCGTCCCGACACCGGACGGCGGAGTCGAGCTCTACGTCTCCTCCCAGTGGTTGCACAAGGACCTCGAACAGATCGCGCCATGCCTGGCGCTGCCACTGAACAAGGTCCGGCTGACGATGGCCGGTGTCGGCGGCGCGTTCGGCGGCCGCGAGGACCTCTCGGTGCACGTCCACGCCTGCATGCTGGCGCTGCGCCTCGGCAAGCCGGTGAAGATGATGTACAACCGCTACGAATCCTTCTTCGGGCACGTGCACCGCCATCCCGCGAAGATGCGCTTCGAACACGGCGCCACCCGCGCCGGCAAACTCGTCTACGTCAAGGCGCGCTTGATATTCGACGGCGGCGCCTACACCTCCACCTCGCCGGTCGTGATCGCGAACGCGTCGTATTTCGTGGCCGGGGCCTACGAGGTCCCGCACGCGGAGATCGACGGCTTGGCTGTGTACAGCAACAACCCGCCGTGCGGTGCGATGCGCGGGTTCGGCGCGGTGCAGTCGGCCTACGGCTGTGAGTCCAACATGGACAAGCTCGCCCGCGAGCTCGGGATGGATCCGCTGGAACTGCGGCTGCGGAACGCGATGACCACCGGGACGATCCTGCCGACCGGCCAGGCCGTGGACGGACCCGCCCCGGTTCGTGAACTGCTCGAGGCGCTGCGCGAGCGGCCGATGCCCACGGGTGCGGCATCGGGTGATCCGCGCACGCTGCCCGGCGGTGTCGGCAATACGACGCGCGGGGAGGGCATTCGCCGCGGCGTCGGATACGCGGTGGGCGTCAAGGCAATCGGCTACTCCGGCGGGGTCGACGACATCTCCACGGCGCGCGTGACCCTCACGATCGCGGCCGGCGCACCTGTCGTGTCGATCCACACCGCGGCCGCGGAATGCGGGCAGGGGATCACCACCGTGCAGTCGCAGATCGCCACGACCGAACTCGGCGTCACCCGGGTGGTGGTCCTGCCCGCCGACACCCAGATCGGCGATGCGGGCTCCGCGTCGGCATCCCGGATGACCTGGATGTCCAGCGGCGCGGTGCAAGGCGCCTGCCGTCAACTCGCGCGCGAAGTGCTGGGCCGAGCCGGAAAGGCGCTCGGCCGCAACGCCACCGGGCTTGCCCTCGGCGGCGACGCGATCGTCGACGCGCTCACCGGCACGGTGGTGGCGTCGATCGCCGATGTGGTCGGCGCGGACACCTTGGAAGAAGTCTGCGAATACCACCACCGGCCCACCGAGGGAATCGATCCCGAACGGGGCCAGGGCAATGCGCACATCGCGTTCGCGTTCTGCGCGCACCGCGCCGTGGTCGACGTCGATGTCGACCTCGGACTCGTGCGCGTCGTCGAACTGGCGGTAGCCCAGGATGTCGGCAAGGCCATGAATCCGCTGGCCGTCGAAGGCCAGATCGAGGGCGGCAGCGCACAGGGCCTGGGTTTGGCGCTGATGGAAGAGATCGTCGTCGACGAGCTCGGGCGGGTGCGCAACCCGTCCTTCACAGACTACCTGATCCCGACGATTCTCGACGTGCCACCGATGCCGATCACAATGTTCGAGTTCCCGCACCCGGATTCGCCGTACGGACTCAACGGGGTCGGCGAACCGCCCACGCTGTCCTCCACCCCCGCCATCCTGAACGCGCTGCGTGCCGCCACCGGACTGGATCTGCCCCGGATTCCGGTGCGGCCCAACGACATCGCGCTCGACACTGCGCGGGTTTGCTGA
- a CDS encoding NAD(P)-dependent alcohol dehydrogenase has translation MRAVRYDRYGGPEVLSIAEMPVPAPGPKQVLVQVHSTSINLSDWETLRGTPLYSRIGGLRAPRRPVLGSDIAGRVEVVGSEVTQFAPGDEVYGDNLMLKGGFAEYAVVPESALARKPAALSFAEASALPQAAAIASQGTAGVAAGMKVLINGAGGGSGSFAIQLAKAAGAHVTGVDNAAKLAFMRTLGADEVIDYRADDFTRTGPYDLVLDLVAHRSVFAYRRALAPHGRYRCVGGTTRALLRTTTVGMAAGLLTGRRLGVLAVREGPAHFTPLAESCVAGRVDIHIDRSFPLDETADALAYVGAGHALGKVVVAIR, from the coding sequence ATGAGGGCCGTCAGGTACGACCGCTACGGCGGCCCAGAAGTGTTGTCGATCGCGGAGATGCCGGTGCCTGCCCCGGGGCCGAAACAGGTACTCGTCCAGGTGCACTCGACGTCGATCAACCTCTCCGACTGGGAGACGCTGCGGGGAACGCCGCTGTATTCGCGCATCGGCGGGCTCCGGGCACCTCGGCGCCCGGTTCTCGGATCCGATATCGCTGGGCGGGTCGAAGTCGTCGGATCCGAGGTCACCCAGTTCGCACCGGGTGACGAGGTCTACGGCGACAACCTCATGCTCAAGGGCGGGTTCGCGGAGTATGCCGTGGTTCCGGAATCGGCGCTGGCGCGCAAACCGGCCGCGCTGAGCTTTGCCGAGGCGTCGGCCCTGCCGCAGGCGGCGGCGATCGCGTCGCAGGGCACGGCCGGCGTCGCAGCCGGTATGAAGGTGTTGATCAACGGGGCGGGCGGTGGATCCGGATCGTTCGCGATCCAGTTGGCCAAGGCTGCCGGGGCGCACGTGACCGGGGTGGACAACGCCGCCAAACTGGCGTTCATGCGCACGCTCGGCGCGGACGAGGTAATCGACTATCGCGCGGACGATTTCACCCGAACCGGACCCTACGACCTGGTCCTCGACCTCGTCGCTCACCGGTCGGTCTTCGCCTATCGCAGGGCGCTCGCGCCCCACGGCCGGTACCGCTGCGTCGGCGGCACCACTCGTGCGTTGCTGCGGACGACCACGGTCGGTATGGCCGCCGGATTATTGACCGGCCGCAGGCTCGGAGTCCTCGCGGTGCGGGAAGGGCCCGCGCACTTCACACCCCTCGCGGAGTCGTGTGTCGCGGGACGGGTCGATATCCACATCGACCGCAGCTTCCCCCTCGACGAAACCGCGGACGCGCTGGCGTACGTCGGTGCCGGACACGCGCTCGGCAAAGTGGTGGTCGCGATCCGCTGA
- a CDS encoding TetR/AcrR family transcriptional regulator — MSTSRPTERPRRRYAPRLPAEQRRAQLLDAAFAVLERVELHELSMEAVAQQAGVGKPVLYTVFKTRADLVEALLERERDLALEQVSDTLPVDLIGADPVVAASATVEAFVAVALENPTRWRLVLAGPGSAPDEYRDAIRSSRAGIFDQAEALVRMGLAIDSRWAAMDSALLTNSLLTIAEMLGRLAINEPDEYPRARIEGFVQSIVQLLMGQPAESEHPH, encoded by the coding sequence GTGAGCACATCTCGACCCACGGAACGTCCGCGCCGGCGGTATGCGCCGCGCCTGCCCGCCGAGCAGCGTCGCGCCCAGCTCTTGGACGCGGCGTTCGCGGTACTGGAGCGGGTCGAGTTGCACGAGCTCAGCATGGAAGCCGTCGCGCAGCAGGCCGGGGTCGGCAAGCCGGTGCTCTACACCGTGTTCAAGACCCGCGCCGATCTGGTGGAAGCGCTGCTGGAACGCGAACGCGATCTGGCGCTGGAACAGGTCTCCGACACCTTGCCCGTCGATCTGATCGGAGCGGATCCGGTGGTCGCGGCGTCGGCGACAGTCGAGGCGTTCGTCGCTGTGGCGCTGGAGAATCCGACCCGGTGGCGGCTCGTCCTCGCGGGCCCCGGCAGCGCGCCCGACGAATATCGCGACGCCATCCGCAGCTCCCGGGCGGGCATCTTCGACCAGGCCGAGGCGCTGGTGCGGATGGGCCTGGCCATCGATTCACGCTGGGCCGCAATGGATTCAGCCTTGCTGACCAACTCGCTGCTTACCATCGCCGAGATGCTCGGCCGGCTCGCGATCAACGAACCGGACGAGTATCCGCGCGCGCGGATTGAAGGATTCGTGCAGTCCATCGTCCAATTGCTGATGGGCCAACCGGCCGAAAGCGAGCACCCCCACTAG